aataaaatgttaaacggAACGGTCCAGCATTTGAGCTCTCGGAATCTCAGGAGTGGAGGTTTCGAAAAATGATGGTTCGATGactaccactcatgcttgaagtgcgttgctctACCGCTTACttattttttagtgaaaattttttattttttattttaaaatctttATTACTTAATTACTTAATAATTCCATTGACTTATTTCTATTTCAATTTGTATAGCAAAGCTGTAACGAAGTTGTCATTATTGACATTGTTATTGTCGAACATAAAAGAAACGCTTCCCATAGAAACTCCTGCTGCCCACTCATAAATTCTCTTGACGGTTATATCTGTAATGCTGcataaaattccaattttttggtTAGGGCTAACATCAATAGGCTTGTCAAATGTGACGATCGTTTTATTTATCTCTTTTTTCATCATCGATGGAATTCGTCTATTATTTCTCAAACCGTTGAAAGTTAAAACCGGTTCGGCAACACGCTCGTATTCGGAGCAACCCACAGTGAAGCCTTCCAAGCGAATTGAATGATCACAATAAAATGACATGTACGATGTTGCTAAGAAACTGGTGTAATACACTGGACTATAAGATAGAACTCGGTTGCATTCTCTTCTATTGGTTCTAAGTGACAGTTCAGAGCACGCAATTGAAATCGTCTTTTCGGAAGAATTTCGCGGTCTTTGATTGAATATTGCTGATTTGTAAGACTTGACCTTACCGATCaagtaaataatttcattgatttcatcTGGGCTGAAAAACTGTCCATTTGATCTGTGAATATTGGCAAATTCTTCAATCGTCATAGAGCGAAAACGTATTTCGGTGATAATGTTATCAAGTTCAATGCGCAAATTTTCTGCTTCTTCTGGATCGGTATTGTTACGTTTGCATGCATCCTTAGCCCATTTTATGCAAGCATTAAAAGCTTCACTTTCTTTACAATTCAATGTGTCCAGTTTTAAGACGCTCAAAAGTGAATCAAAATCGCAATTGACAATGAAATCTTCAGACTGGAATATTTTCACCGTGTCCCTTTTGATGATCGATTCACATAAATCTTTTAATTGGACGAAGTCATAGAACAGAGCCAATCGATAACCCAGAAAGACATTGCCCAACGGAGCTACGTCGATAAGAAAATCGACACATAGCTGAACAAATGCGCCGACTCGCGACTGTTTCGCTAACACTAAAACCTCTTCGACAACTTTAGTGGTCATCAAAATTTCGTCCAAATAGAATAATTGGATAAACTTTATAAACGCATATGGCGAATGTTCCTCAGGTACTATCACATCACCTTTGTCCGGCTGACAACCATAGAACTGAGTCTCGTATTTTGAACTGATTGATGCTAATACGCACCGATGAGCACGAATACGAGTCGATCCGACGATAAAACATACATCACCCGTTTTGTCTCGGTCTTCATAGAGTTTTTTCAGCGATTTGGTCACGAGTCGATTCTTTCGAAGGCTGGAAACTGTAGAATTAGTGCAGGGTGGGGACACTGTGCTGTTAGTGACACACATTTTTTGCtctaaaatacagaagaaatttattaatttcagTCTGATACGCTTAAAATGAGCTAAATCTACCTTTTGCCAAAATTTATTACTCAAATATTGAGACAACAGTTAAGACGCGAATCTATTTGTGATaaactttcaaaattcaatcgCAGTTCGCGACTAAATAAAGTGATTATACTTAGAAGTTGTGATTAAGATGCGCTaaagtaaacaaacaaaatggctTTAATTCCAAACAAAGAACAAAAACAGAAGTACATACAACAACGGCCATATTGCTCTGTTTACATATATTTAAGGTAGCGAATCTTACCCTTGTTCGTACAGTGAGCAGTAACAGGGAAATTTGCAATGTTTTGAACTTGCGGGGGTGTCACACTGTCACATTgatcatttaattcatttaatttttttttcat
This region of Bradysia coprophila strain Holo2 chromosome IV, BU_Bcop_v1, whole genome shotgun sequence genomic DNA includes:
- the LOC119085833 gene encoding BTB/POZ domain-containing protein 2-like; translation: MCVTNSTVSPPCTNSTVSSLRKNRLVTKSLKKLYEDRDKTGDVCFIVGSTRIRAHRCVLASISSKYETQFYGCQPDKGDVIVPEEHSPYAFIKFIQLFYLDEILMTTKVVEEVLVLAKQSRVGAFVQLCVDFLIDVAPLGNVFLGYRLALFYDFVQLKDLCESIIKRDTVKIFQSEDFIVNCDFDSLLSVLKLDTLNCKESEAFNACIKWAKDACKRNNTDPEEAENLRIELDNIITEIRFRSMTIEEFANIHRSNGQFFSPDEINEIIYLIGKVKSYKSAIFNQRPRNSSEKTISIACSELSLRTNRRECNRVLSYSPVYYTSFLATSYMSFYCDHSIRLEGFTVGCSEYERVAEPVLTFNGLRNNRRIPSMMKKEINKTIVTFDKPIDVSPNQKIGILCSITDITVKRIYEWAAGVSMGSVSFMFDNNNVNNDNFVTALLYKLK